The Tautonia plasticadhaerens nucleotide sequence GCCTCCTCGGCCAGCTTCGACTGGCGGTCGTTGAGCGTGCTGTTGACCTCGGCGACCGGGAAACCGCGCCTGGCCAGGGCGTCGGCCTGGTCCTTCATCAGTGCCAGGAGGGGGCTGACGACGACCGTCGTCCCTTCCAGGGCCAGCCCGGGGAGCTGGTAGCAGAGGCTCTTGCCCGACCCGGTCGGCATCACCACGACTGTGTCCTTGCCCTGCATCGCGGAGGCGATCGCCTCCTCCTGGCCGAGCCGGAATCGCTTGAAGCCGAAGTGCTCGCGGAGCTTGCTCCGCAGGCTCAGCCGTTCCTGGGGGGAGACGATGATCGACATGGGGGGGCTCGACCTGGACGGCGATCGGACCTGCGGGGTCCACGAGGGCCCCGCGGCTCATGCCCGCTCCTTGATGCAAGTCACGGGCCGTGAGCGGAGACGGCCCCTTCGGGGGACGTAGGCTGAAACCCCCATGGTCCCCCCGAGGGTATCGCGGATCAAGTCGGCTGCCCTCCCCCCGCCTCCCGGAGCCATCACGATGTCCCTCGAACCGATCCCTCCCCGAGGCGGCCCGGCCGACGCCGTGGACCGCCGCACCTTCCTCAAGGCCGGCGCGGCCCTCGGCCTCGGCCCGATCGCCCAGGGTCGTTCGGGGGCCGAAGAGGTCGCGGGGCGACCGAGCTACCGGGGGCCGAACATCGTGATCGTCCGCTTCGGCGGCGGGGTGCGTCGGCAGGAGACGATCGCCTCGGACGAGACGTATAGCCCATTCCTCAAGGGCGTCTTCGCCCCCCGGGGCGTCCTCTTCCCGAAGATGGAGATCGCGGACGCGCCGGAGGTCGAGACGAGCCACGGCCAGGGGACGCTCTACCTCCTCACCGGCCGCTACGACAAATACGAGGACGTGACCGGCCGTTTCCTCGGCGCCCGATTCGAGCCCCGGGTGCCCACCCTCTTCGAGGGGCTCCGGAAGCATTATGACGTGCCCGCCCACCGCGCCCTGATCGTCAACGGGGAGGACCGGACCGACGAGGAATTCTACACCTTCAGCAACCACCATCTCTTCGGCGTCGACTACCGGTCGACGGTACTGAGCCTGTACCGCTACAAGCTCCACGTCCTCCGCACCGACCTCGCCGCCGGGCGATACCGGGGGGAGGAGGAGGCGGAGAAGCGGCAGGAACTCGCCAAGCTCGAATCCGTGGACCACCGGGCGCGGGATGCCGAGCCCACCAGCCCCGAACTCGACGCCTTCTGGGACAAGTGGGCCGATTACTACGGCCGTTCCGGCCTGGTGAACCCGAGGGGCGACCGCCTGCTCGCCGAGTTGGCCGTCTGGGCGATGCGCGAGTTGCAGCCGAGCTTGATGATGGTCAACTTCAACGACCCGGATTACGTCCACTGGGGGGTCGCCTCGCACTACACCCGGGGGGTCTCGATCGTCGACGAGGGGCTCCGGAGGCTCTGGGAGGAGGCCGAACGCCTGCCCTCCTATCGGGAGAACACCGTCTTCGTCGTCGTACCCGACTGCGGCCGGGACAGCAACCCGTTCGTCGCCGTCCCCTTCCAGCATCACTTCAACGCGCACCACATCTTCGCCGCCGTCGCCGGGCCGGGGATCGACCGGTCCAGGGTGGTCGACAAGGCGGTCGACCAGGCCGAGGTCGCCGCCACGGTGGCCGCGATCATGGGGTTCCCGATGCCCCTGGCCGAAGGCCGGGCCCTGGGGGAGGTCTTCGCATGAACATCCTGCTGGATCGGGTCGAATACGTGCCCATCGTTGAGGACGACCGCCGGGGCGTGTCCTCCCGCAAGAGGATCGCGTCGGCCCTCTCGGTGTCGATCAAAATCATGATCGGCGTCCTCCTGTGCGCAAGCCCCTGGACGGCGGTGCTCGTCGTCGGCTGGACCTTCCGACTGATGAGGAGGAGGATCGTCCGGGGCTGGTGGGACCGGAGCCCGTCGGGCGAGCGGGGCGACTTCGACTCGTGGTCTGCCTCGGCCGGCGTCACCGTACCACCCGACGCCCTCCCACGCTGGATCCTCGCCGAGCGGTTCTCGGCGCAACTCGACCGGGCGACGTCCGACGGCGAGCGTCCCGGCCGGGTCCGCAAGGCCCTCCGAGTGCCTCCCGCGTTGGTCGGGTCGCTGGCCCTGAACCTGGGGGCGGGGCTCCGGGCGATCGGCTGCACGTACGTGCTCACGCTGCCGGCCTGCGGGCTCTGGCTCGGCTCTTGGTACGCGGGCTGGAATACCTCATTCACGAAGGGGTATGAGAACGCCTTCGTCGGCGCCCAGACCGGCGTCTTCGCCCACGTCATGTTCATCGTCGCCATGCTCTACGTACCGATGGCATGGGCCCACCTCGCGGCGTCGGGGCGGGCGTGGTCATTCTTCCATTTCGGGCTGGTCGGCCGCTTGATCTGGAGGAGCGGCGGCTCGATGGCCCTCTTCGCGGCGGTCTTCGCCCTGGCGTCGCTCCCCGTGCTCGCCCTACGGGCGGCCCCGTTCGCCTTCACGCTCTCCGATCCGGACGCCTGGGCCGACGCCACTCCCGCCGAGATCCTCCGCTTCGCCGAGCGTTATGAGATGGCCGCCGGCGTGTACCTGTTCCTGGCGTTCGTCGGCCTGCACCTGCTCATCGCCCGCATCTACCGCCGGGCGTTGCTGCGGGCCCTGCAACGGGATCCCCGACTCGCGGACCGCCTCCCCGAGCCGACCCGCCTCATCCTCGCCGAGCTTCGCCTGATCCCCGATGGCCCGATCCGCCGAGGCCCGATCGCGCAGGCGACCCGATGGGGCGCCCGGACCTCGCTGAATCTCGCCGCCGGGCTCGGCTCGGCGCTACTCTGGTTCGTCGTGATCGCCGAGATCTACCTCGGCCAGTTCCTCAACCACATCCCCTGGGCAGGCTGGTTGAACGTGCCGCTCATCCACCTCCCCGCACTCCAGACGACCCCGGCTGGCCTCGGCTGAGGGCGGGGGGCCGCGTCGCCGCCGAGCCCCCTCGAATAATCCGGCCCACCCGCCGAATCAATGGGGTCGGACGGCCCTCGCGGCGAGGCCACGAGTCCGACGCCCTGATCCCGCACGCGGACGCCCACGATGAAACAGGTCGTCGATGAAATCCAGTCCCCGAGAGTCAGGACCTTGGATGCGTCCCATCTGACGTGCCTCTCCCTCGGGGCCCTCGCCTCGGCGGCCCTCTTCCTGGCGATCGGGCTCGGTCGCGGTCCGGCCGATCGCCCGATCCGCTCCGGCATGATCTCCCAGATCGAGGAGCAGGTCGACGCGAGCACGCGGCACGGCACTTCCTACTCGCGAGAGGACGAGGTCCGGGGGAGTCTCTTTTCGAACCACCTGATCATCGACCGCACGGGATCGGTCGAGGTCATCCCGTCGGACCGCGTGTACCGCGTGACCTTCCACGACTGACCCGCCCGGCCGGGACCATCACCACGCCGCCGGATCGAGCACCGGCGCCCCGGCCGGGAGCGAGGCCGGGTCGAACAGGCCGACCCAGTCCGACGGCCGCGCGGGCTCCCCTTCCCCGAGGCCGATCGTCCTCCCGAGCGTCCCGATGAGCCGGGCCGGGTCGACTCCCAGCCCCCGGAGGGTCGACAGTTTGATCGCGTCGTCCCGCTTGGCGAGCCGTCGGCCATCCGGCCCGAGCACCAGCGGGACGTGCCCGAACTGGGGAGGCTCGAAGCCGAAGGCCCGATAGAGCAGGAGTTGCCTGGGCGTGCTGGAGACGAGGTCGTCGCCCCGGACGACCTGGTTCACCCCCATCCCGGCGTCGTCCACCACCACGGCGAGCTGATAGGACGGTGCCCCGTCCGACCGGCCGACGACGAAGTCGCCAGCGACCCGAGCCGGATCGCTCCGGATCGGCCCCTTGAACAGGTCATCCCAGCCGACCATTCCCGTCCCGACCCGGAATCGCCAGGCGAATCGGCGACCTCGCAGGCGAGACTCGTCCCGGGCCGAGCGGCCGGAGCAGGTCCCCGGGTAGATCGGCCCCTCCTCCCCCGCATGGGGGGCCGACGCCGCCCGCTGGATCTCGGCCCGGGTGCAGGTGCAGGGGTAGACGAGTTCCTGCCGCTTGAGGAGTCCCAGGGCGTCCTCGAAGCGATCGAGCCGGGCCGACTGGACATACGGGCCCGAAGGCCCCCCCACGTCCGGCCCCTCGTCCCAGTCCAGGCCGAGCCAGCGGAGGTCGAGCATCGCCAGCTCGGCCATCCCCGGACGGACCCGGGATGCGTCGATGTCCTCGACCCGGAGGATCACCCGGCCGCCGGCCCCCCTCGCCATCAACCAGGCGATGAGGAAGCTCCGCGCGTGCC carries:
- the gluQRS gene encoding tRNA glutamyl-Q(34) synthetase GluQRS — its product is MGVTVRSSESGPGIVGRLAPSPTGGLHLGHARSFLIAWLMARGAGGRVILRVEDIDASRVRPGMAELAMLDLRWLGLDWDEGPDVGGPSGPYVQSARLDRFEDALGLLKRQELVYPCTCTRAEIQRAASAPHAGEEGPIYPGTCSGRSARDESRLRGRRFAWRFRVGTGMVGWDDLFKGPIRSDPARVAGDFVVGRSDGAPSYQLAVVVDDAGMGVNQVVRGDDLVSSTPRQLLLYRAFGFEPPQFGHVPLVLGPDGRRLAKRDDAIKLSTLRGLGVDPARLIGTLGRTIGLGEGEPARPSDWVGLFDPASLPAGAPVLDPAAW
- a CDS encoding alkaline phosphatase family protein; the protein is MSLEPIPPRGGPADAVDRRTFLKAGAALGLGPIAQGRSGAEEVAGRPSYRGPNIVIVRFGGGVRRQETIASDETYSPFLKGVFAPRGVLFPKMEIADAPEVETSHGQGTLYLLTGRYDKYEDVTGRFLGARFEPRVPTLFEGLRKHYDVPAHRALIVNGEDRTDEEFYTFSNHHLFGVDYRSTVLSLYRYKLHVLRTDLAAGRYRGEEEAEKRQELAKLESVDHRARDAEPTSPELDAFWDKWADYYGRSGLVNPRGDRLLAELAVWAMRELQPSLMMVNFNDPDYVHWGVASHYTRGVSIVDEGLRRLWEEAERLPSYRENTVFVVVPDCGRDSNPFVAVPFQHHFNAHHIFAAVAGPGIDRSRVVDKAVDQAEVAATVAAIMGFPMPLAEGRALGEVFA